The Saccopteryx leptura isolate mSacLep1 chromosome 2, mSacLep1_pri_phased_curated, whole genome shotgun sequence genome has a window encoding:
- the SEC16A gene encoding protein transport protein Sec16A isoform X2 translates to MQPPPQAVPPSVVGPPPAGSPPSMFWSSSPYRRQAPTGAPGGAAARPLQPVTDPFAFSRQALQHTSLGSAPKSSPPVFPGPAPEAFLQRPGAPVPHTHPGNGSRGPCEPLPGPLSQPRPMAGPFSSVLTPSAPPGPEMKRSAEVASSSEREVQAQCIPGVGPDGFHGGHPHGNLPGPDRPLSGQNPHDGAPAPAASPFSSQPRQQTPGQWGPVQGGLQPSGQHYWPGLEGPVPNVGPQASGLSHFSALSSSPQGPSHEQRDPSVPGPLAGDGRDEAAYLQGGNHSASNSDLENAFRQTFRVAHARAGQELRPGPAAHNEQLPDTALVNPFAQGSSPEGHLHYPLGAGPSGALPDADSSTLSMFFQGGETENEETLPSEDIGSAGQSDFDGFSPSAGLGPPPTHGGAGGVHQAFLRAPRGEPTQQGADTQPLFPLLATAQHDHATTKSAAVDLWGDRAGAGGSHCENVENLEFTQNQEVLPSEPPSSDAASPGDQLRYGTLGGPAPPRLGVAGHAGGGGSQPEALDALLHPVRSDSVSSSYSSKSHRSVSGATRPQDLGTFIQQEVGKPEDEASGSFFKQIDSSPVGGETDEAAVSQRSHSSLSQPLTPSPPQPTGVFQTSVNSSFEPVKSHLVGVKPVEADRANVVGEVRGTHAHQKHRPAAAPPDACPGNLEQPPDNLETLLPPQAHPLPPPTPAEASHGLPHPGGPPSEAVLSTPEKRPSTRAQAAVKCESPATTLWAQNELPDFGGNVLLAPAAPALHVPGKAQPSEVIQPPDEGVSGQLSRQLGCLPSLQSGDSLGASENLENPPKMGEEEALLSQASSGYASLLSSPPTESLQNQPVLIAQPDQNWNPAQPLHCPVPLSHPNEKTQSWRDARVGDTAAVSGKALGGDSGEPKPLLGVPAGSLVFSPLSHNLAQSNFPQVSGTSEMACPQPAHLLVAPPSHPPAKNLLPESQKSHKAESAPRELVNGSAGSITLVSPTDTTLGLHNNKAHLPSNQEETSGALDFTLNRTLENPVRTYSLPPSESPASYQEIIPSHPRPPGAGVHNPDHFYQQVTKGAQDQQGPEGAQQEPAPPPQGPKAAPSEPSNPEGLPEPGQSQSSAQPPASPVPADPGPPPLPRPPQSSNASVVSSSSSQAAVPPGQPWMPPPDLASYYYYRPPYDSYQGQYASPYPPEPGTNPLYYQDVYGLYDPRYRPYESASSTYPENYRYPEPERPSSRASHCSDRPAARQGPPEGYYGPRSGWSSQSDYTNYYCGQYSYGEPGRWDRYPYGSRFRDPRPYDRRYWYDPEYEPYRKESYAYTDRPERYDDPWRYDPRFTGSFDDDPEPHRDPYGEDADRRSVHSERSGHSLRSAPSMHSHHSSFSGHSQQSQVYRSHNVTVGPYEAPPPPGSFHGDYAYDAYSSAQGFPEYGYPVDAGWPTAEQAPSRPTSPEKFSVPHVCARFGPGGQLIKVIPNLPSEGQPALVEVHGMETLLQHVPEQEEMRAFPGPLGKDDTHKVDVINFAQNKATKCLQNENLIDKESANLLWNFIVLLCRQNGTVVGTDIAELLLQDHKTVWLPGKSPNEANLIDFTNEALEQVEEEESGEAQLSFLTDSQATPTSPLEKETERFRELLLYGRKKDALESAMKNGLWGHALLLASKMDSRTHARVMTRFANSLPINDPLQTVYQLMSGRMPAASTCCGDEKWGDWRPHLAMVLSNLNNNMDVESRTMATMGDTLASKGLLDAAHFCYLMAQVGFGVYTKKTTKLVLIGSNHSLPFLKFATNEAIQRTEAYEYAQSLGAQSDHLPNFQVFKFIYSCRLADMGLATQAFHYCEAIARSVLLQPRRHSPVLISQLVQVASQLRLFDPQLKERPEEESFVEPAWLAQLQRVDKQVKEGAVVWSQDAAFPQQCPSSPSSELGQCDGPGLTQPVDLGTENPLLALPLPSAERPGQGVWLLPSAPSTLPSSSAPIPPGVPMFPVPPLGPVESGPPGSALGFAEPSGPEPAALDPGSGLPPSTPSLQQSGHLLREASTRDPGLMPQDPHRRSSLAERREEDFGGTFDNMGSSRTPQDSEAPLRWGAASLGALQPAALMPASEVKSSGQAARKEPKEPKKSGESWFSRWLPGKKRTEAYLPDDKNKSIVWDEKKNRWVDTSEPEEEKKAPPPPPMSLPKAPQAAAPGPGGPPRASVNMFSRKAAGARARYVDILNPGGSQRADPALAPADLFAPLAPLPIPVQLFGPNPDAEGAPPTEGAGREGQVPAGGLAHPEPSSEPQVVHAAALLPASELALCPVDSSPGGELSRCSSMSSLSREVSQHFDQAPSDHPPAGAAPAPAVPFYNPTQFSQASAPSGGSQSRRIGQRKYPAMR, encoded by the exons ATGCAGCCGCCACCACAGGCTGTCCCGCCCAGCGTGGTGGGGCCGCCTCCAGCCGGGAGTCCTCCGAGCATGTTCTGGTCCAGCAGCCCCTACAGGAGACAGGCCCCCACCGGCGCCCCAGGGGGTGCAGCCGCGCGCCCTCTGCAGCCCGTGACGGACCCGTTCGCCTTCAGTAGACAGGCGCTTCAGCACACCTCGCTGGGCAGCGCACCCAAGAGCAGCCCACCGGTTttcccaggccccgccccagagGCATTTCTGCAGCGCCCTGGGGCGCCTGTGCCGCACACACACCCCGGGAATGGCTCCAGGGGACCCTGCGAGCCTCTGCCGGGACCTCTGTCACAGCCCAGGCCGATGGCCGGTCCATTTTCCAGTGTGCTGACCCCTTCAGCACCACCTGGGCCTGAGATGAAGAGGAGTGCCGAGGTCGCGTCCAGCTCCGAACGTGAAGTTCAGGCTCAGTGCATTCCAGGAGTGGGTCCTGACGGTTTTCACGGGGGCCACCCGCACGGGAACCTGCCGGGGCCCGACAGACCGCTGAGCGGGCAGAACCCTCACGACGGTGCCCCAGCCCCGGccgcctcccctttctcctctcagCCCCGTCAGCAGACGCCAGGGCAGTGGGGCCCGGTGCAGGGAGGCCTGCAGCCCTCAGGTCAGCATTACTGGCCCGGCCTAGAAGGGCCCGTTCCAAACGTGGGGCCCCAGGCCTCTGGCCTTTCCCACTTCTCTGCTCTGTCCAGCTCGCCTCAGGGTCCCAGCCACGAGCAGCGTGACCCTTCTGTCCCAGGACCCCTGGCTGGCGATGGAAGAGATGAGGCTGCCTACCTACAAGGCGGAAACCACTCAGCAAGTAACTCTGATCTTGAAAACGCGTTCAGGCAGACTTTCCGAGTTGCACACGCTCGGGCTGGCCAGGAGCTCCGGCCGGGTCCAGCAGCGCATAACGAGCAGCTGCCAGACACTGCCCTCGTGAACCCCTTCGCTCAGGGAAGTAGCCCCGAAGGCCACTTGCACTACCCGCTGGGGGCTGGGCCCAGCGGGGCCTTGCCAGATGCAGACTCGAGCACACTCTCCATGTTTTTCCAAGGGGGGGAGACAGAAAATGAGGAGACCCTCCCATCTGAAGACATAGGATCTGCTGGCCAGTCTGACTTTGACGGTTTCTCCCCCAGTGCCGGCCTgggccctccccccacacacggGGGAGCAGGCGGCGTCCACCAGGCCTTCCTCAGAGCCCCCCGCGGCGAGCCCACACAGCAGGGAGCAGACACGcagcctctctttcctctgttggCAACCGCCCAGCACGATCACGCAACCACTAAGAGTGCTGCTGTTGACTTGTGGGGTGATAGGGCAGGTGCAGGCGGCTCACACTGTGAGAACGTGGAGAACTTAGAGTTCACCCAGAACCAAGAGGTCCTGCCAAGTGAGCCCCCAAGTTCGGATGCTGCCTCCCCCGGCGACCAGCTCCGATACGGGACCCTTGGCGGGCCCGCACCCCCCAGGCTCGGTGTGGCTGGCCATGCTGGAGGCGGGGGCTCACAGCCCGAGGCCCTGGATGCGCTGCTGCACCCCGTGCGGTCTGATAGCGTGTCATCCAGCTACAGCAGCAAGAGCCACCGGAGTGTTTCTGGTGCCACCAGGCCCCAAGACCTGGGCACCTTCATCCAGCAGGAAGTTGGGAAACCTGAGGACGAGGCTTCAGGGAGCTTTTTTAAGCAAATCGATTCTTCTCCCGTGGGAGGCGAGACAGACGAGGCCGCTGTGAGCCAGCGCTCCCACAGCAGTCTGTCCCAGCCCTTAACCCCAAGCCCCCCCCAACCCACAGGGGTATTTCAGACAAGTGTCAATAGTTCTTTCGAGCCAGTGAAATCCCACTTAGTTGGTGTAAAACCAGTTGAAGCCGATCGTGCCAATGTGGTGGGTGAGGTGAGGGGGACCCATGCCCACCAGAAGCACAGACCAGCCGCTGCCCCGCCTGACGCCTGTCCTGGCAACCTGGAGCAGCCCCCGGACAACCTGGAGACCCTCCTCCCGCCCCAGGCCcatcctctgcctcctcccacacCTGCAGAAGCCAGTCATGGCCTCCCGCACCCTGGGGGGCCGCCTTCGGAAGCTGTGCTTTCAACCCCTGAGAAGAGGCCCTCGACCCGGGCCCAGGCAGCCGTCAAGTGTGAGAGCCCAGCAACGACTCTGTGGGCACAGAACGAGTTGCCAGACTTCGGGGGCAACGTCCTTCTAGCCCCCGCTGCTCCTGCACTTCACGTGCCTGGGAAAGCTCAGCCCTCTGAAGTGATCCAGCCTCCAGATGAGGGGGTGTCCGGCCAGCTGTCCCGGCAGCTGGgctgcctcccctccctgcaAAGCGGGGACAGCCTCGGGGCTTCCGAGAACCTCGAGAACCCTCCCAAGATGGGAGAAGAGGAGGCCCTTCTGTCGCAGGCAAGTTCTGGTTATGCCAGTCTGTTGTCCTCACCGCCTACTGAGTCTTTGCAAAATCAGCCCGTCTTGATTGCTCAGCCTGATCAGAACTGGAATCCAGCCCAGCCCCTTCACTGTCCTGTGCCCTTGTCACATCCTAACGAGAAGACTCAGTCCTGGAGAGATGCCCGGGTGGGGGACACAGCTGCCGTGAGTGGCAAGGCCTTGGGGGGCGATTCTGGAGAACCCAAGCCTCTGTTGGGGGTTCCAGCGGGTTCTCTCGTCTTCTCACCTCTGTCTCACAATCTTGCCCAAAGTAATTTTCCACAAGTCTCTGGTACTTCTGAAATGGCTTGCCCTCAGCCTGCTCATTTGCTGGTTGCACCACCATCTCATCCACCTGCAAAGAACTTGCTTCCAGAAAGTCAGAAGAGTCACAAAGCAGAGAGTGCTCCCCGGGAGCTGGTTAATGGCTCTGCTGGGAGCATCACGTTGGTGTCGCCCACAGACACCACCTTGGGACTTCATAATAATAAGGCACATCTCCCCAGTAATCAGGAAGAGACTTCGGGAGCCCTAGACTTCACATTAAATAGGACTTTGGAAAATCCTGTAAGAACATATAGCCTTCCCCCTTCTGAGAGTCCAGCCTCTTATCAGGAGATCATTCCCAGTCATCCCAGACCTCCTGGAGCTGGGGTGCATAACCCAGACCATTTCTACCAACAGGTGACAAAAGGTGCTCAGGACCAGCAAGGCCCGGAGGGAGCCCAgcaggagccagctcctcccccacaaGGGCCCAAAGCAGCACCTTCAGAACCCTCAAACCCGGAAGGTCTCCCAGAGCCAGGACAGTCTCAGAGCTCAGCCCAGCCCCCTGCGAGTCCGGTTCCCGCTGACCCAGGGCCGCCGCCGCTGCCTCGGCCACCTCAGTCCTCCAACGCCTCGGTCGTGTCAAGCAGCTCGAGCCAGGCAGCCGTGCCGCCGGGCCAGCCGTGGATGCCACCCCCGGACTTGGCGTCCTACTATTATTACAGACCTCCGTACGACAGCTACCAGGGCCAGTACGCCTCACCGTACCCGCCGGAGCCTGGCACAAACCCGCTGTACTACCAG GACGTCTATGGCCTGTACGACCCCAGATACAGGCCCTACGAGAGTGCATCATCCACCTACCCCGAGAACTACCGCTACCCTGAGCCTGAGCGGCCCAGCTCCCGAGCAAGTCACTGTTCAGACCGGCCAGCTGCCAG GCAGGGCCCTCCCGAAGGTTACTACGGTCCCAGGAGCGGATGGAGCAGCCAGAGCGACTACACCAACTACTACTGTGGCCAGTACAGTTACGGAG AACCGGGTCGCTGGGATCGGTACCCCTATGGCTCCAGGTTCAGGGACCCCCGCCCCTACGACCGCAGGTACTGGTACGACCCGGAGTACGAGCCGTACAGGAAGGAAAGCTACGCTTACACGGACAG GCCTGAGAGGTACGACGACCCTTGGAGGTACGACCCTCGCTTCACAGGGAGTTTCGACGATGACCCCGAGCCCCACCGGGACCCGTACGGGGAGGACGCGGACCGGCGCAGCGTGCACAGCGAGCGCTCGGGGCACAGCCTGCGCAGCGCGCCCAGCATGCACAGCCACCACAGCAGCTTCAGCGGCCACTCCCAGCAG AGTCAGGTTTACAGAAGTCACAATGTGACTGTGGGTCCCTATGAGGCCCCGCCTCCACCTGGCTCCTTCCACGGGGACTATGCCTACGATGCCTACAGCAGTGCCCAGGGCTTCCCGGAGTACGGCTACCCTGTTGATGCCGGCTGGCCCACCGCGGAGCAAG CTCCGTCGAGACCCACTTCCCCTGAGAAATTCTCGGTGCCTCACGTCTGCGCCAGGTTTGGTCCCGGGGGTCAGCTCATCAAAGTGATCCCCAATCTGCCTTCAGAAGGGCAGCCCGCCCTGGTGGAGGTGCATGGCATGGAG ACCCTGCTGCAGCACGTGCCGGAGCAGGAGGAGATGCGTGCGTTTCCGGGGCCGCTCGGCAA GGACGACACCCATAAAGTGGATGTTATCAATTTTGCACAGAACAAAGCCACAAAATGTTTGCAGAATGAAAACTTAATTGACAAAGAGTCTGCAAATCTTCTTTGGAACTTTATCGTTCTTTTGTGCAGACAGAACGGG ACTGTGGTGGGAACAGACATTGCGGAACTGTTGCTGCAAGACCACAAAACAGTGTGGCTTCCTGGGAAGTCGCCCAACGAGGCCAACCTGATTGACTTTACAAACGAGGCCTTGGAgcaagtggaggaggaggagtcgGGGGAGGCCCAGCTCTCCTTCCTCACAGACAGCCAGGCCACCCCCACCAGCCCTCTGGAGAAGGAGACGGAGAGGTTCCGGGAGCTGCTGCTCTACGGCCGTAAGAAG GACGCTCTGGAGTCTGCGATGAAGAACGGCTTGTGGGGCCACGCCCTGCTACTTGCAAGTAAGATGGACAGCCGGACACACGCCCGAGTCATGACCAG GTTCGCCAACAGCCTTCCGATCAACGACCCTCTGCAGACCGTCTACCAGCTGATGTCCGGGCGGATGCCTGCAGCGTCCACG TGCTGCGGAGACGAGAAGTGGGGAGACTGGCGGCCACACTTGGCTATGGTTTTGTCCAACTTGAACAACAACATGGACGTGGAATCCAGGACGATGGCCACAATGGGAGACACTCTAG CCTCAAAAGGCCTCTTGGACGCCGCCCACTTTTGCTACCTCATGGCCCAGGTTGGATTCGGGGtttacacaaagaaaaccacaaagcTGGTCTTAATTGGATCGAACCACAG TTTGCCATTTTTAAAGTTTGCAACCAACGAAGCCATCCAGAGGACAGAGGCCTACGAGTACGCGCAGTCGCTGGGGGCGCAGTCCGACCACCTGCCCAACTTCCAG GTGTTCAAGTTCATCTACTCCTGCCGCCTGGCGGACATGGGGCTGGCCACGCAGGCCTTCCACTACTGCGAGGCCATCGCCAGGAGCGTCCTGCTGCAGCCGCGCCGGCACTCCCCCGTGCTCATCAGCCAGCTGGTGCAG GTCGCGTCCCAGCTGCGACTCTTCGACCCTCAGCTGAAGGAGAGGCCAGAGGAGGAGTCCTTTGTGGAGCCCGCCTGGCTGGCACAGCTGCAGCGTGTGGACAAGCAGGTCAAG GAGGGCGCCGTGGTGTGGAGTCAGGATGCAGCCTTCCCCCAGCAGTGCCCCAGCTCGCCGAGTTCCGAGCTGGGCCAGTGTGACGGCCCGGGACTCACGCAGCCCGtggacctgggcactgagaaccCGCTGCTGGCCCTGCCCTTGCCCAGTGCCGAGCGCCCCGGCCAGGGCGTGTGGCTGCTGCCCTCAG CTCCGTCGACGCTCCCCAGCAGCTCGGCCCCCATTCCTCCCGGCGTGCCGATGTTCCCAGTGCCCCCGCTGGGCCCTGTGGAGTCGGGGCCCCCAGGGTCTGCACTTGGCTTTGCAGAGCCCTCTGGGCCGGAGCCTGCAGCCCTGGACCCGGGGTCCGGCCTGCCGCCCAGCACCCCTTCTCTCCAGCAGAGCGGGCACCTGCTCCGGGAGGCCAGCACCAGGGACCCAG GACTGATGCCCCAGGATCCCCACAGGAGGAGCTCACTggcagaaaggagagaagaggactTCGGTGGCACGTTTGATAATATG GGCTCCTCAAGGACACCACAGGACTCCGAGGCCCCCCTGCGGTGGGgggcagccagcctgggtgccCTGCAGCCTGCAGCTCTGATGCCTGCCTCTGAAGTGAAGAGCTCTGGACAGGCAGCCAGGAAGGAGCCCAAGGAGCCTAAGAAG AGTGGCGAGTCCTGGTTCTCTCGCTGGCTTCCTGGGAAGAAGAGGACAGAAGCGTACCTGCCAGACGACAAGAACAAATCG ATCGTCTGGGATGAGAAGAAGAACCGATGGGTGGACACCAGCGAGCCGGAGGAGGAG AAGAAGGCCCCGCCGCCACCGCCAATGTCGCTTCCCAAGGCTCCGCAAGCTGCCGCCCCTGGGCCTGGAGGCCCCCCCAGAGCCTCTGTGAACATGTTTTCTAGAAAAGCAG CCGGAGCCCGAGCGCGCTACGTGGACATCCTAAACCCGGGGGGGTCCCAGCGCGCTGACCCGGCTCTGGCTCCCGCGGACCTTTTTGCCCCGCTGGCCCCCCTCCCGATCCCGGTGCAGCTGTTTGGACCAAACCCAG ATGCAGAGGGAGCCCCGCCCACAGAGGGGGCTGGCAGGGAAGGGCAGGTGCCCGCCGGGGGTCTGGCCCATCCAGAACCTTCCTCAGAACCCCAG GTTGTACATGCGGCAGCCTTGCTTCCTGCTTCTGAACTGGCCCTCTGCCCAGTGGACAGTTCCCCGGGGGGAGAG CTTTCACGCTGTAGCTCAATGAGTTCACTGTCACGGGAAGTGAGCCAGCACTTTGACCAG